One Mycobacterium paraseoulense genomic window, GCACGGCAAGGACAAGATCAATGCGGCCTTCTCGATGGGCGGGGCCGGCTTGCTGGCCCAGACGGTGGAGCAGGCCACCGGGCTGCGCCTCGACCACTACGCGGAAATCGGATTCGGCGGCTTCGCCGGCGTGGTCGACGCGCTGGGCGGGGTGACGGTGTGCCCGACGACCCCGCTCAACGACCCCTTGGCCGGCATCGACCTGCCGGCCGGCTGCCAGAAGCTGAACGGCCGCAACGCCCTCGGGTACGTCAGGACGCGCGACACCCCCCGGGCGGATCTGGACCGGATGGTCAACCAGCGGCAGTTCGTCGCGGCGCTGCTGCGCGCCGCCGCCAGCCCAGCGGTGTGGCTGAACCCGTGGCGCTGGTACGCGGTGCCGCGTGCGGTCGCCGATGCCCTGACCGTCGACCGCGGCGACCACGTCTGGGACCTGGGCCGCCTGGGCTGGGGGCTGCACGGCTCTCCCACCACGATGACGGTGCCCATCGGGGAGTTCACCAGCGGTGACGCCGGATCGGTGGTGGTGTGGAACCACGACGAGGCCAGCCGGCTGTTCGAGGCGCTGGCCAACGACGCGCCGGTGCCCACCGCCCCGCCGGACTAGCCGCCCCGGCCGTTTTGCAGGTAGGCCTTCGTTCGGCCGGGGTGGTGGGTGGCAAGCCAGGCCACCCCGACATCACGGCAGAAGTCGAGGTCTTCGTAC contains:
- a CDS encoding LCP family protein; protein product: MNGDQPPHRPDPPTEPSPVIRRGARPPAPAEQTAPLRRPMPPPAPPVPPRAVDTPRPAPPGPRTRRSPGPPPPPAAPGARRRRGWRRWLRAATSALVICALLIGIAAVCGAVWFDSRLHRDDILTDYPGRPGPGRGTNWLLVGSDSRQGLSPEQQQDLATGGDLGSSRTDTILLVHLPELWSGGRVTMVSIPRDSYVPIPGHGKDKINAAFSMGGAGLLAQTVEQATGLRLDHYAEIGFGGFAGVVDALGGVTVCPTTPLNDPLAGIDLPAGCQKLNGRNALGYVRTRDTPRADLDRMVNQRQFVAALLRAAASPAVWLNPWRWYAVPRAVADALTVDRGDHVWDLGRLGWGLHGSPTTMTVPIGEFTSGDAGSVVVWNHDEASRLFEALANDAPVPTAPPD